Proteins from a genomic interval of Rhizobium etli CFN 42:
- the nrdH gene encoding glutaredoxin-like protein NrdH, whose translation MSVTVYSKPACVQCTATYRALDRLGVDYDIVDISQDAEALDRVRSLGYMQAPVVIAGERHWAGFRPDMISALS comes from the coding sequence ATGAGTGTTACCGTCTACAGCAAACCCGCCTGCGTCCAATGCACCGCCACCTATCGCGCCCTCGACCGCCTGGGTGTCGATTACGATATCGTCGATATCTCCCAGGATGCAGAAGCGCTTGATCGTGTCCGCAGCCTCGGCTACATGCAGGCGCCCGTCGTCATCGCCGGCGAGCGGCATTGGGCGGGTTTCCGTCCCGATATGATCAGCGCGCTCTCCTGA
- a CDS encoding heavy metal translocating P-type ATPase has protein sequence MAETSETRYRVGGMDCAACATKIDTAVRRVAGVADVSVSVVAGTMTVRHDGSSDLKVIEKRVTGLGYSVSPIVGTVAPAQNHRSHDHHRHDHAGRDHGDHDHEGHDHDHGHAEKEIEGLHGHDRGSIAAPWWQSRKGQLTILSGAALIAAYAFGHLVPAIGSYAFIVAMLVGLVPIARRAIMAALSGTPFSIEMLMTIAAVGAVIINAGEEAATVVFLFLVGELLEGVAAGKARESIQSLTALVPKNALLEDNGQTREVPAESLAVGAIIMVRPGDRISADGVIVSGESAIDEAPVTGESTPVRKSVDAVVFAGTVNGDAVLRVRITAAAADNTIARVVRLVEEAQESKAPTERFIDRFSRYYTPGVVVVAALVAVVPPLFLAGAWSEWIYKGLAILLIGCPCALVISTPAAIAASLSAGARRGLLMKGGAVLETLGKLTMVAFDKTGTLTEGKPQVTDIVAFGLSEAQVLSRAAVLEQGSGHPLALAILNRAWADGVPVPPAFELEALPGKGVSGKVGGETLDLLSPSAARERGALDGEKDAGIAVLNDEGKSVSVLLVNGVAAGLIAMRDEPREDAEAGLSALKSAGVKAMMLTGDNKRTAAAVAGMLGIDWRGEMMPEDKQKVVGELKRQGFIVAKVGDGINDAPALAAADIGIAMGGGTDVALETADAAVLHGRVGDVARMIELSKRTMRNILQNITIALGLKAVFLVTTIAGITGLWPAILADTGATVLVTINALRLLRVKGQ, from the coding sequence ATGGCTGAGACGAGCGAGACACGATACCGGGTCGGCGGCATGGATTGCGCCGCCTGTGCGACCAAGATCGACACGGCGGTCAGGCGCGTGGCGGGTGTTGCCGATGTATCCGTCTCGGTGGTGGCGGGCACGATGACCGTCCGGCATGACGGCAGCAGCGACCTCAAGGTGATCGAGAAGAGGGTGACGGGGCTCGGTTATTCGGTTTCGCCCATCGTCGGTACCGTCGCGCCGGCGCAGAACCACCGCTCGCACGATCATCATCGTCATGATCACGCGGGGCGCGACCATGGCGATCACGATCATGAAGGTCATGATCATGATCATGGCCATGCCGAGAAGGAAATCGAAGGCCTGCATGGGCATGACCGTGGGTCGATAGCCGCTCCGTGGTGGCAGAGCAGGAAGGGCCAGCTGACCATCCTCTCGGGTGCGGCGCTGATTGCCGCCTATGCCTTCGGCCATCTCGTGCCTGCCATCGGGTCCTACGCTTTCATCGTCGCCATGCTGGTCGGTCTGGTGCCGATCGCGCGGCGGGCTATCATGGCGGCGCTTTCGGGCACGCCCTTTTCGATCGAGATGCTTATGACGATCGCCGCTGTCGGCGCCGTCATCATCAATGCGGGAGAGGAGGCGGCGACCGTCGTTTTCCTGTTCCTCGTCGGCGAACTGCTCGAGGGCGTGGCAGCGGGCAAGGCGCGCGAAAGCATCCAGTCGCTCACGGCGCTGGTGCCAAAGAATGCTTTGTTGGAAGACAATGGTCAGACGCGGGAGGTTCCGGCGGAAAGCCTTGCCGTCGGCGCTATCATTATGGTGCGCCCGGGTGACCGCATTTCGGCGGACGGCGTCATTGTCTCCGGCGAGAGCGCGATCGACGAGGCGCCGGTGACGGGCGAGAGCACGCCGGTGCGCAAGAGTGTCGATGCCGTCGTCTTTGCCGGAACCGTGAACGGCGATGCGGTGCTCAGGGTACGCATCACGGCGGCCGCGGCCGACAATACCATCGCCCGCGTCGTCAGGCTGGTCGAGGAAGCGCAGGAATCGAAGGCGCCGACCGAACGTTTCATCGACCGGTTCTCTCGCTATTACACGCCCGGTGTGGTGGTGGTCGCAGCACTGGTCGCGGTGGTTCCGCCGCTATTCCTCGCCGGCGCCTGGAGCGAATGGATCTACAAGGGCCTTGCCATCCTGCTGATCGGCTGCCCCTGCGCGCTTGTCATCTCGACGCCGGCGGCGATTGCCGCCTCGCTTTCGGCAGGCGCGCGGCGCGGGCTGCTGATGAAGGGCGGCGCGGTGCTGGAAACGCTCGGCAAGCTCACGATGGTCGCCTTCGACAAAACAGGCACGCTGACGGAAGGCAAGCCTCAGGTGACCGATATCGTTGCCTTCGGATTAAGCGAGGCGCAGGTCTTGTCGCGCGCGGCGGTGCTGGAGCAGGGCTCCGGCCATCCCTTGGCGCTGGCGATCCTCAACCGTGCTTGGGCGGACGGCGTCCCCGTGCCGCCGGCCTTCGAGCTGGAAGCGCTGCCGGGCAAGGGCGTCAGCGGCAAAGTCGGCGGCGAGACGCTGGACCTGCTGTCGCCATCCGCGGCCCGGGAGCGCGGAGCCCTCGATGGCGAAAAGGATGCAGGCATTGCTGTTCTGAACGACGAGGGCAAGAGCGTATCGGTGCTGCTCGTCAACGGCGTTGCGGCCGGCCTGATCGCCATGCGCGACGAGCCGCGCGAGGATGCGGAAGCCGGGCTTTCGGCGCTGAAATCGGCCGGCGTCAAGGCGATGATGCTGACGGGCGACAACAAGCGGACGGCTGCAGCCGTTGCCGGCATGCTCGGCATCGACTGGCGCGGCGAGATGATGCCTGAGGACAAGCAGAAGGTCGTCGGCGAATTGAAACGCCAGGGTTTCATCGTCGCCAAGGTCGGCGACGGCATCAACGACGCGCCGGCGCTGGCGGCTGCCGATATCGGCATCGCCATGGGCGGCGGCACCGATGTGGCGCTGGAGACGGCCGATGCCGCCGTGCTGCACGGGCGCGTCGGCGACGTGGCGCGGATGATCGAACTGTCGAAACGGACGATGCGCAACATCCTGCAGAATATTACCATCGCGCTCGGTCTGAAGGCGGTGTTTCTGGTGACGACCATTGCCGGCATCACCGGGCTCTGGCCGGCGATTCTTGCCGATACCGGCGCCACCGTGCTGGTGACGATCAACGCGCTCAGGCTGCTTCGAGTAAAGGGACAATGA
- a CDS encoding MerR family transcriptional regulator: MKKITIGEAARRSGVKVPTVRYYESIGLLAAPSRSEGNQRSFEPADISRLTFIRHARELGFEIEAIRTLLTLQDDPHQSCASADAIAKARLVEVEQRIRSLMALKAELETMVEGCGHGRVDQCRVIEVLADHGQCTHSHH; encoded by the coding sequence ATGAAAAAGATCACGATCGGCGAAGCCGCTCGCCGGAGCGGTGTCAAAGTGCCGACGGTGCGTTATTACGAGAGCATCGGTCTGCTCGCTGCCCCGAGCCGCAGCGAAGGCAACCAGCGCTCCTTCGAACCTGCCGATATCAGCCGCCTCACCTTCATCCGCCATGCCCGCGAACTCGGCTTCGAGATCGAGGCGATCCGCACGCTGCTCACCCTGCAGGACGATCCTCACCAATCCTGCGCCTCGGCCGATGCCATCGCCAAGGCCCGCCTCGTCGAGGTCGAGCAGCGCATCCGCAGCCTGATGGCGCTGAAGGCCGAGCTCGAAACGATGGTGGAAGGTTGCGGCCACGGCCGCGTCGACCAATGCCGCGTCATCGAGGTTCTCGCAGACCACGGCCAGTGCACGCATTCCCATCACTGA
- a CDS encoding TIGR03862 family flavoprotein — MNQKRIAVIGGGPAGLAAAELLTLSGHAVTVYDAMPTFARKFLLAGKSGLNITHSEDYDRFATRFGAASARLRPALDAFTPDDVRDWAAGLGTKTFVGSSGRVFPDVMKASPLLRAWLKRLEAQGATLRTRHRWIGFADQGYVFETPEGRSIVHCDAALLALGGASWPRLGSDARWPPWLLERGIEIDAFQPANCGFVVGWSQNFRERFAGEPVKSVTATSDAGTFPGEFIITANGIEGSLVYAHAASLRDRLESHGSAALTLDLAPGRTLERLTRDLARQDAKSSFSNRLRKGAGIDGVKAALFREFAPERDRTDLKRLAGMIKALPIPVLDTRPIAEAISSAGGIRWTSIDEGFMLKALPGTFVAGEMLDWEAPTGGYLLTACLATGRAAARGIEAWLSR; from the coding sequence ATGAACCAGAAGCGAATTGCCGTCATCGGTGGCGGCCCGGCGGGCCTGGCGGCCGCCGAACTGCTTACGCTCTCCGGCCATGCGGTGACGGTTTACGACGCCATGCCGACCTTCGCCCGCAAGTTTCTGCTGGCCGGCAAGTCGGGGCTGAACATCACCCATTCCGAGGATTACGACCGTTTCGCCACGCGCTTCGGCGCCGCCTCCGCCCGCCTGCGCCCGGCGCTCGATGCCTTCACCCCTGACGATGTCAGGGATTGGGCAGCAGGGCTCGGGACCAAGACTTTCGTGGGCTCGTCCGGCCGGGTCTTCCCGGATGTGATGAAAGCCTCTCCCTTGCTGCGCGCCTGGCTCAAACGGCTGGAGGCGCAGGGCGCTACACTGCGCACCCGCCACCGCTGGATCGGTTTTGCCGATCAGGGCTATGTTTTCGAAACGCCGGAAGGACGCAGCATCGTCCATTGCGACGCAGCCCTGCTGGCGCTCGGCGGCGCCAGCTGGCCGCGCCTCGGCTCCGATGCACGCTGGCCGCCGTGGCTATTGGAGAGGGGTATCGAGATCGACGCCTTCCAGCCCGCCAATTGCGGCTTCGTCGTCGGCTGGAGCCAAAACTTCCGCGAGCGCTTCGCCGGCGAGCCGGTGAAATCGGTCACCGCCACCTCCGATGCCGGCACCTTTCCCGGCGAATTCATCATCACCGCAAACGGCATCGAGGGCAGCCTTGTCTATGCCCACGCGGCAAGCCTCCGCGACCGGCTTGAGAGCCACGGCAGCGCTGCCCTGACGCTCGACCTCGCCCCGGGCCGAACGCTCGAAAGGCTGACCCGCGACCTCGCGCGCCAGGACGCCAAATCAAGCTTTTCAAACCGCCTGCGCAAGGGTGCCGGCATCGACGGTGTCAAGGCGGCGTTGTTTCGGGAGTTCGCACCCGAGCGCGATCGAACCGACCTCAAACGTCTCGCCGGCATGATCAAGGCTCTGCCGATACCGGTTCTCGATACGAGGCCGATCGCCGAGGCGATCTCCTCTGCCGGTGGCATTCGCTGGACCAGCATCGACGAAGGCTTCATGCTGAAGGCGTTGCCGGGCACCTTCGTCGCCGGCGAGATGCTCGACTGGGAGGCGCCGACCGGCGGATATCTCCTCACCGCCTGCCTTGCGACCGGCAGAGCGGCCGCTCGCGGCATCGAGGCCTGGCTGTCGCGATAG
- a CDS encoding helix-turn-helix domain-containing protein translates to MHEQSAHAEHVYTSAQRDSAAASSPVVASWRRCMTMHQLAPEDERAPLRLTDEEFRRAREQSGQLIASATEELDRLFTIVGKAGCCLLLTDKNGIALERRGAAGDDKEFRELGLWTGSVWTEASIGTNGIGTALADERAVAIFRDQHFFCANTSLSCTTAPIRDHRGRLAAALDISTCREDVNEMTLAILMQTVRDAAMRIELNLFRSAFPSARFLVVPAGANSAAALLAVDRHDLVLGATRAARIALQLDDKRIAAGIPAADALREAVVSQQEEMVEAEKAALLRALSRAGGNVSQAAIALGISRATLHRKMKKLDLH, encoded by the coding sequence ATGCACGAACAGTCAGCGCATGCAGAGCATGTCTATACCTCTGCTCAGCGCGATTCCGCCGCGGCCAGCTCTCCGGTGGTCGCCTCGTGGCGGCGATGCATGACCATGCACCAGCTCGCCCCCGAGGACGAACGGGCGCCGCTGCGCCTGACCGATGAGGAATTCCGCCGCGCCCGCGAGCAGTCCGGGCAGCTGATTGCCAGCGCGACCGAAGAGCTCGATCGCCTCTTCACCATCGTCGGCAAGGCCGGCTGCTGCCTGCTTCTGACTGACAAGAATGGCATTGCGCTGGAGCGGCGGGGAGCGGCCGGCGACGACAAGGAATTCCGCGAACTCGGCCTCTGGACCGGCTCCGTCTGGACCGAGGCAAGCATCGGCACAAACGGCATCGGCACCGCGCTTGCCGATGAACGCGCTGTCGCCATCTTCCGCGACCAGCATTTCTTCTGCGCCAATACCAGCCTCAGCTGCACGACGGCGCCGATCCGCGATCATCGTGGCCGGCTGGCCGCGGCCCTTGACATCTCCACCTGCCGTGAAGACGTCAACGAGATGACCCTGGCGATCCTGATGCAGACCGTGCGCGATGCGGCGATGCGCATCGAACTCAACCTATTTCGTTCGGCCTTTCCCAGCGCCCGCTTTCTGGTGGTTCCGGCCGGCGCCAACTCGGCCGCCGCCCTGCTGGCCGTCGACCGGCATGACCTCGTGCTCGGGGCGACGCGCGCCGCCCGCATTGCGCTGCAGCTGGACGACAAGCGAATCGCCGCCGGCATTCCGGCCGCCGATGCTCTCCGCGAAGCCGTCGTCTCACAGCAGGAAGAGATGGTCGAGGCGGAGAAGGCAGCCTTGCTACGGGCTCTGTCGCGCGCCGGCGGCAACGTCTCCCAGGCGGCGATCGCGCTTGGCATCAGCCGCGCCACCCTGCACAGGAAGATGAAGAAGCTCGACCTCCACTGA
- the adh gene encoding aldehyde dehydrogenase, translating to MLHQKIVESPFKLKYGNYIGGEWREPVEGKYFENLTPVTGGKLCDIPRSDEKDINLALDAAHAAKENWGRTSAAERSNILMKIAQRMEDRLELLAQAETWDNGKPIRETMAADIPLAIDHFRYFASCIRAQEGSIGEIDHDTIAYHFHEPLGVVGQIIPWNFPILMATWKLAPALAAGNCVVLKPAEQTPASILLWAELVGDLLPPGVLNIVNGFGIEAGKPLATSPRIAKIAFTGETTTGRLIMQYASQNLIPVTLELGGKSPNIFFADVMAEDDDFLDKALEGFAMFALNQGEVCTCPSRALVQESIYDRFMEKTVKRVEAIKQGNPLDPATMIGAQASTEQLEKILAYLDIGKQEGAQVLAGGSRNDLGGDLANGYYVKPTIFKGHNKMRIFQEEIFGPVVSVTTFKTEKEALEIANDTLYGLGAGVWSRDANRCYRFGREIQAGRVWTNCYHAYPAHAAFGGYKQSGIGRETHKMMLEHYQQTKNMLVSYSPKALGFF from the coding sequence ATGCTGCATCAGAAAATCGTCGAGTCGCCGTTCAAGCTTAAATACGGCAACTATATCGGCGGCGAGTGGCGCGAGCCGGTCGAAGGCAAGTATTTCGAAAACCTGACGCCGGTCACCGGCGGCAAGCTCTGCGACATTCCCCGTTCCGATGAAAAGGACATCAATCTCGCGCTCGACGCCGCTCACGCGGCCAAGGAAAATTGGGGCCGCACCTCCGCTGCCGAGCGCTCCAATATCCTCATGAAGATCGCCCAGCGCATGGAAGACAGGCTGGAATTGCTCGCGCAGGCCGAGACCTGGGACAATGGCAAGCCGATCCGCGAAACGATGGCGGCCGACATTCCGCTGGCGATCGACCATTTCCGCTATTTCGCCTCCTGCATCCGCGCCCAGGAAGGCTCGATCGGCGAGATCGATCACGATACGATCGCCTATCACTTCCACGAGCCGCTCGGCGTCGTCGGCCAGATCATTCCCTGGAACTTCCCGATCCTGATGGCCACATGGAAACTGGCTCCGGCGCTTGCGGCCGGCAACTGCGTCGTCTTGAAGCCTGCCGAGCAGACGCCGGCCTCGATCCTGCTCTGGGCTGAACTGGTCGGCGATCTGCTGCCGCCCGGCGTGCTCAACATCGTCAACGGCTTCGGCATCGAGGCCGGCAAACCGCTGGCGACCAGCCCTCGCATCGCCAAGATCGCCTTCACCGGCGAAACGACGACAGGCCGGCTGATCATGCAATATGCCAGCCAGAACCTCATTCCGGTGACGCTGGAACTCGGCGGCAAATCGCCGAACATCTTCTTCGCCGATGTGATGGCCGAGGATGACGACTTCCTCGACAAGGCGCTCGAAGGTTTTGCGATGTTTGCCCTCAACCAGGGTGAAGTCTGCACCTGCCCGAGCCGCGCCCTCGTTCAGGAATCGATCTATGACCGCTTCATGGAAAAGACCGTCAAACGTGTCGAGGCGATCAAGCAGGGCAACCCGCTCGATCCGGCCACGATGATCGGCGCTCAGGCCTCGACCGAGCAGCTCGAAAAGATCCTCGCCTATCTGGATATCGGCAAGCAGGAAGGAGCTCAGGTTCTGGCTGGGGGCTCGCGCAACGATCTCGGCGGGGACCTGGCGAACGGCTATTACGTGAAGCCGACGATCTTCAAGGGCCATAACAAGATGCGCATCTTCCAGGAGGAGATCTTCGGACCGGTGGTCTCGGTCACGACGTTCAAAACCGAGAAGGAAGCGCTCGAAATCGCCAACGACACGCTTTACGGCCTCGGCGCCGGCGTCTGGAGCCGCGACGCCAATCGCTGCTATCGCTTCGGCCGCGAGATCCAGGCCGGCCGCGTCTGGACCAACTGCTACCACGCCTATCCCGCCCATGCCGCGTTTGGCGGCTACAAGCAATCGGGCATTGGCCGCGAAACCCACAAGATGATGCTCGAGCACTACCAGCAGACCAAGAACATGCTGGTGAGCTACAGCCCGAAGGCGCTTGGTTTCTTCTGA
- a CDS encoding DUF779 domain-containing protein, with the protein METTVNGEPRVLATDAALDLIAEIKRDHPDILFHQSGGCCDGSSPMCYPAKEFMVGDSDVKLGEIGGVPVYISASQFEAWKHTQLIIDVVPGRGGMFSLDNGREKRFLTRSRLFGGGEACAVSDTGVRRV; encoded by the coding sequence ATGGAAACGACCGTCAACGGCGAACCGCGAGTTCTCGCAACCGACGCAGCCCTTGATCTGATCGCTGAGATCAAACGCGATCATCCTGATATCCTCTTCCACCAGTCCGGCGGCTGCTGCGACGGCTCGTCACCGATGTGTTATCCCGCCAAAGAATTCATGGTCGGCGACAGCGACGTCAAGCTCGGCGAAATCGGCGGCGTACCGGTCTATATCAGCGCCAGCCAGTTCGAGGCGTGGAAACACACGCAGCTCATCATCGACGTCGTGCCGGGCCGCGGCGGCATGTTCTCGCTCGACAACGGCCGCGAGAAACGCTTTCTTACCCGCTCCCGCCTCTTCGGCGGCGGCGAAGCCTGTGCCGTATCGGATACGGGGGTCAGGAGGGTCTGA
- a CDS encoding DJ-1/PfpI family protein — protein MPASKILMITGDFTEDYETMVPFQTLLACGYTVDAVCPGKKAGESVATAIHDFEGDQTYSEKRGHNFALNATFDSVRAEDYDALVIPGGRAPEYLRLNADVIKSVRHFFEAGKPVAAICHGAQLLAAAGVLKGRTCSAYPACRPEVELAGGIYADIAITDAVSDGNLVTAPAWPAHPSWLRQFMTVLDASSIPETNAA, from the coding sequence ATGCCAGCTTCAAAGATCCTGATGATCACCGGTGATTTCACCGAAGATTATGAAACGATGGTGCCGTTCCAGACGCTGCTCGCCTGCGGTTATACGGTCGATGCCGTCTGCCCCGGCAAGAAGGCGGGTGAGAGCGTCGCCACCGCCATTCATGATTTCGAGGGTGACCAGACCTACTCGGAAAAACGCGGCCATAATTTCGCGCTGAACGCCACTTTCGACAGCGTGCGGGCAGAGGATTACGATGCCCTCGTCATCCCCGGCGGCCGCGCGCCGGAATATCTTCGCCTCAACGCCGACGTCATCAAATCGGTCCGGCACTTCTTCGAAGCTGGAAAACCCGTTGCCGCCATTTGCCACGGTGCGCAGCTGCTTGCCGCCGCCGGCGTGTTGAAGGGCCGCACCTGCTCGGCCTATCCGGCCTGCCGGCCGGAAGTCGAACTTGCCGGCGGCATTTACGCCGATATTGCGATCACCGATGCGGTCTCGGACGGCAATCTGGTCACCGCACCGGCATGGCCGGCGCATCCCTCCTGGCTGCGGCAGTTCATGACCGTACTCGATGCCTCGTCAATACCTGAAACCAACGCCGCCTGA
- a CDS encoding ribbon-helix-helix domain-containing protein: MCELFIKADARLWESTTRSLRIDGMVTSVRLENFFWSKLEEIARRDGMNVVQLITRLHHESIDAGHDLGNFTSFLRVCCARYLDLQLAGDIPADVNRPISELDAPVILGRERQKYH, translated from the coding sequence ATGTGTGAACTCTTCATCAAGGCAGATGCGCGGCTATGGGAAAGCACCACCCGGTCGCTGCGAATCGATGGAATGGTCACCAGCGTCAGGCTGGAGAATTTCTTTTGGTCGAAGCTCGAGGAAATTGCGCGGCGCGACGGCATGAACGTTGTGCAGCTGATTACCCGGCTGCATCATGAATCAATCGATGCCGGCCATGATCTCGGAAACTTCACATCCTTCCTGCGCGTCTGCTGCGCTCGCTACCTCGACCTGCAGCTCGCCGGTGACATCCCGGCAGATGTCAACCGCCCGATCTCTGAGTTGGATGCGCCGGTCATCCTCGGCCGCGAACGGCAAAAATATCACTGA
- a CDS encoding SDR family NAD(P)-dependent oxidoreductase, which yields MNDQKAVIVTGAGGNLGSAVVRELAGAGVKLVCMNRSSQELETLAGELPASTEFLSIAGTDLTDYASCAAAVARAVKRFGGVGALVNTVGGFQMGPVGPEAPAQWDTMMTANARTALTISAAVLPTMKASGYGRIVHVAAMPGLKAGPNQAAYAASKAAVIRLTEALAAECRDDRITANCILPGTIDTPENRAAMPNAKTDAWVSPQSIARLIAFLISPAAAVVTGAAIPATGRA from the coding sequence ATGAATGACCAGAAAGCCGTGATCGTCACGGGAGCCGGCGGCAACCTCGGCAGCGCCGTTGTCCGGGAGCTTGCCGGCGCCGGCGTCAAACTCGTCTGTATGAACCGTTCGAGCCAGGAGCTGGAAACTTTGGCCGGCGAGCTTCCTGCGTCCACCGAGTTTCTATCGATCGCCGGCACGGATCTCACCGACTACGCCTCCTGCGCTGCCGCCGTCGCCCGAGCCGTCAAGCGCTTCGGCGGCGTAGGTGCATTGGTCAACACGGTCGGCGGTTTTCAGATGGGACCGGTCGGGCCGGAGGCCCCTGCGCAATGGGATACCATGATGACGGCAAACGCCCGCACCGCGCTGACGATCAGCGCTGCGGTTCTCCCGACGATGAAAGCTTCAGGCTATGGCCGCATCGTACACGTCGCTGCGATGCCCGGCCTGAAGGCCGGCCCTAATCAGGCCGCCTATGCAGCCTCGAAAGCTGCCGTCATCCGGCTGACGGAAGCGCTTGCTGCCGAATGCCGCGACGACCGCATTACCGCCAACTGCATTCTGCCCGGCACGATCGATACGCCTGAGAATCGTGCTGCCATGCCCAATGCAAAAACGGACGCCTGGGTATCGCCGCAGTCGATCGCCCGGCTCATCGCCTTCCTGATATCGCCCGCCGCAGCCGTCGTCACTGGCGCAGCGATCCCCGCCACCGGCCGCGCATAG
- a CDS encoding calcium:proton antiporter: MADGPALPAGAVDLMREEWFLGVSIATSLAFLVFREDLFSRLSDPLWFTVVFAWLFTVVLGSALSVVRHADHLAERLNEPYGTLILTLAITSIEVMAISAVMIHGENNPTLARDTLFAVVMIILNGMVGLSLLLGAWRRPEQQHNLQGANAYLGVIVPLATLSLVMPTFLSDPDGQHPSAPRQLILGTLSVGLYATFLFLQAGRHQGYFTDGSNRREPPGEAALPQAPVWPHALMLFAYMGPVVFLVEQLARPIDYIIETLRAPTAFGGVVMAVLVATPEAISAVRASIANNLQRSINIFLGSVLSTIGLTVPAMLVISRLYGHPVTLGLEHGDLVMLLLTLAVSIITFASGRTHLMQGAVHLVLFLAYVLLIFQQ, from the coding sequence ATGGCTGACGGGCCGGCACTGCCCGCCGGCGCAGTCGACTTGATGCGCGAGGAGTGGTTCCTGGGCGTCAGCATCGCGACGAGCTTGGCGTTCCTTGTTTTCCGGGAGGACCTCTTCAGCCGACTTTCCGATCCGCTTTGGTTCACCGTCGTTTTTGCGTGGCTATTTACCGTTGTGCTCGGTTCCGCTCTGTCGGTCGTGCGGCACGCGGATCACCTGGCGGAGCGCCTTAATGAGCCTTACGGCACCCTCATTCTGACGCTCGCCATCACTTCGATTGAAGTGATGGCGATTTCCGCCGTGATGATTCACGGCGAAAACAACCCGACGCTGGCCCGCGACACCTTGTTTGCGGTCGTCATGATCATCCTGAACGGCATGGTCGGCCTGTCATTGCTCCTGGGTGCATGGCGGCGGCCGGAGCAACAGCATAACCTCCAGGGGGCCAACGCCTATCTCGGGGTCATCGTGCCGTTGGCGACGCTCAGCCTCGTGATGCCGACATTTCTTTCCGACCCGGACGGACAGCACCCGTCGGCACCACGGCAATTGATCCTCGGCACACTCTCCGTCGGTCTTTATGCCACGTTTCTGTTTCTGCAAGCCGGTCGCCATCAGGGCTATTTCACCGACGGCAGCAATCGCCGCGAACCTCCTGGCGAAGCAGCGCTTCCTCAAGCGCCGGTGTGGCCTCACGCACTAATGCTGTTCGCCTATATGGGGCCTGTGGTGTTCCTGGTTGAACAACTCGCGCGGCCGATCGATTACATCATCGAAACCCTGCGGGCCCCAACCGCATTTGGTGGTGTCGTCATGGCCGTTCTTGTCGCGACCCCGGAGGCAATCAGCGCCGTGCGCGCATCCATCGCCAACAATCTTCAGCGCTCCATCAATATTTTTCTCGGGTCGGTTTTATCGACCATCGGGCTGACCGTGCCGGCGATGCTCGTCATCAGCCGTCTTTACGGACATCCGGTAACCCTCGGTCTGGAGCATGGAGACCTTGTGATGTTGCTGCTCACTCTCGCCGTCAGCATCATTACCTTTGCCAGCGGCCGTACGCATCTGATGCAGGGTGCTGTCCACCTCGTGCTTTTCCTGGCCTACGTCCTGTTGATTTTCCAGCAATGA
- a CDS encoding NADH-quinone oxidoreductase subunit J, whose translation MDQGFFLLFATVSVITALTVVLARNPVHSALALMACFLNISAIFVLLEAPFLAVIQIFVYVGAIMVLFVFVIMMIDVREAVLQRFLPGGNLPALVLVVLLGVEMLVLVLWSDRFSVIEPVAMRGGDQLRQLSTTLFADYLLPFEIASVILLAALIGAIVLARKEQQ comes from the coding sequence ATGGATCAGGGGTTCTTTCTTCTGTTCGCTACGGTGTCCGTGATCACCGCCCTGACGGTGGTCCTGGCGCGGAATCCGGTTCACAGCGCATTGGCGTTGATGGCGTGTTTCCTCAATATCTCGGCCATCTTCGTCTTGCTCGAGGCGCCGTTCCTCGCGGTCATCCAGATCTTTGTCTATGTCGGCGCGATCATGGTCCTGTTCGTGTTCGTGATCATGATGATCGATGTGCGCGAAGCGGTGTTGCAGCGGTTCCTGCCGGGCGGCAACCTGCCGGCTCTGGTGCTGGTCGTTCTGCTTGGGGTCGAGATGCTTGTGCTGGTGCTCTGGAGTGACCGCTTTTCGGTCATCGAACCTGTCGCCATGCGTGGCGGCGATCAGCTCAGGCAGCTCAGCACAACACTTTTCGCCGACTATCTCCTGCCGTTTGAAATCGCCTCCGTGATCCTTTTGGCGGCCCTGATCGGCGCCATCGTGCTGGCGCGGAAGGAGCAGCAATGA
- the nuoK gene encoding NADH-quinone oxidoreductase subunit NuoK produces MVPLWWYIVLGVVLFVIGAAGVLIRRNILVVLMSLELLLNSVNINFIAFGHYYDDFRGQIFAIFVIAITAAEVAVALGILVALVRNKSTLKVDDVTMMKG; encoded by the coding sequence ATGGTTCCGCTCTGGTGGTATATTGTGCTTGGAGTGGTCCTGTTCGTGATCGGAGCAGCGGGCGTACTGATCAGGCGCAATATTCTGGTGGTGCTCATGTCGCTGGAGCTTTTGCTCAACTCCGTCAACATCAACTTCATCGCTTTCGGGCATTACTACGACGATTTCCGCGGGCAGATCTTCGCGATCTTCGTCATCGCAATCACCGCGGCGGAGGTTGCCGTCGCCCTCGGTATCCTGGTCGCCCTCGTGAGGAACAAGTCCACCCTCAAGGTCGACGACGTGACCATGATGAAAGGATAG